The following coding sequences lie in one Xyrauchen texanus isolate HMW12.3.18 chromosome 25, RBS_HiC_50CHRs, whole genome shotgun sequence genomic window:
- the LOC127619207 gene encoding insulin-like growth factor-binding protein 6, translating to MTEQSMEDLRSGRKMYFFSNLMPVVLLLIVHCGSGSLASRLGPHKNCPTCKDGGGAGRASRDHPAAARKTVLALGEPCGVYTLSCAKGLRCVPPQREHSPLQALLQGRGFCAKQSKISPTERPCPTVPNPSHSGEIEKAPCRKLLNTVLRGLELTVFQSDRDIYIPNCDTHGFYRKKQCRSSKGKQRGNCWCVDEQGNTLRTPARDDGTLPCDGE from the exons ATGACCGAACAGAGCATGGAGGACCTGAGATCCGGACGCAAGATGTATTTCTTCTCTAACTTGATGCCAGTTGTCCTGTTGCTCATTGTCCACTGCGGATCTGGGTCCCTGGCTAGCCGCTTGGGCCCCCACAAAAACTGCCCTACCTGCAAAGATGGTGGGGGTGCGggtcgggcctccagagaccacCCCGCTGCGGCCAGAAAGACCGTCCTGGCGTTAGGGGAACCTTGCGGGGTGTACACCCTAAGCTGTGCCAAGGGTCTTCGCTGCGTGCCCCCTCAGCGTGAGCACAGCCCCCTCCAGGCTCTGCTGCAGGGAAGAGGCTTTTGCGCCAAACAGAGCAAAATCAGTCCCACCGAAAGGCCCTGCCCCACAG TGCCTAATCCTTCACATAGTGGTGAAATAGAAAAG GCTCCATGTCGTAAGCTGCTCAACACTGTGTTGCGAGGTCTTGAGCTCACCGTTTTCCAGTCCGATCGTGACATCTACATCCCCAACTGTGACACTCATGGGTTCTACAGGAAAAAGCAG TGTCGGTCCTCTAAGGGCAAGCAGCGTGGTAATTGTTGGTGTGTCGATGAGCAGGGCAACACGTTGCGGACACCTGCCAGGGATGATGGCACTTTACCATGTGATGGAGAGTGA